The following nucleotide sequence is from Podospora bellae-mahoneyi strain CBS 112042 chromosome 1 map unlocalized CBS112042p_1, whole genome shotgun sequence.
GGCATCAATCAGCATTCGTCTTGTTGAGCGGGATATTGTCAAAGTTTGTTTcgcttgtttttttttttttttttctttttaagTTTCTAAAGTTTCGGCATTGGCATTGGGGGCATTTCATGTGgtgtgggggaaggggaaggggagggcggtggaaaATGGGGGGATGGTTTGGTGGCATTTGTGTTTTACAAGTTTTTGTCGTTTGGGtgtgttttttgtttttggggggaggatggagttgttgttgttgttgttgttgttgttgttgttgttgatgttgttggtaTACGAAGAGACAAAAACATGGCGTATAGTTGTACCTAGATAGATGTATGTAGTAAGggggttggaaagggggaaaggggacgTGGTTGTGTAAGAAAAGTACTTGGGGTGTGTCGGAGTGTTTGTGGGtagacaaaaaaaaatacataAAAGTTAAATTGCAggtttgttggttgttgttattCTGTGTCGTGTAGTGGTTCGGGATTTGGGTGGGGATGTGaagaggtgtgtgtgtgtgtggtgtgtgtgtgtgagagagagagagagagacatgGAGTTGTCCCCCATTCTCTGTGGTCGGGGGAACGTGACGGAGGTCCGGAGTGCCCTTGTTGAACCCGACTTTTCTCTGTTATTCTTGCATCTCATCTCCGGTTTTCTATATCTTTCCCACTCGTTTCTATCCAGAGTAGATATCATCCCAAAATGgcctcccaacaacaaccagcagcagcagcagcagcagcagcagcagcagcacagcaAAGCGaacccctccgcctcacCCCCCACGACACCTCTCCAGAAcaaccccagcaacagcaaaacaaaccccctttctcctctgCTAGAGATCTGCTGGAGTACCTCTACGAAGACGTAACCCGCCTCTCCCAGATCGCCACAGAGAACTGTGTCCTTCACCCGGCAGACAACTCCCTGCCCCCCTGCCTCGGAGTCGCCGCCTGCCAGGcccacgaggaggagctgctcaagaCAACGAGGGGGACGCTAAAGATGAGGGTAGAGAGCATCACGCTCAGCTCCTCACACGAGTTTGGGTGCGTGATGGGCAGGTTTGAGCtcgggggcggggaggtgagAGAGACGTTTTGTGGGGTTTGGAGGTTTGAGATGGGGACgacggatggggaggaggtgagggcggtggagCATTGGGAGAATCTGACTCcggagggaaggaggagggtggctgAGTGGGTTGCGGGTGGGTTGAAAAACTGAGGGAGTGGTGAGGAAAATAGCATGTTCCAAGTAAGGTGATATATTAACACAgaggacatcatcacccGGGTCAGAAACTCAACTTGCTATTCATATGATTAtcaaaaaaaggaaaaaagagagatggGAAAATGTACATGTTCAAGCTCATCATGTATgcaaaaccccaaaaccccctccacatcaCACACAATCTATAtttcccaccaacaccccccctccccacctgAACATACTCCTtgcccttcctcttcctactcttccccaaaccacccctccatcccctccatgtcctcctcctccccc
It contains:
- a CDS encoding uncharacterized protein (EggNog:ENOG503PQQG); protein product: MASQQQPAAAAAAAAAAAQQSEPLRLTPHDTSPEQPQQQQNKPPFSSARDLLEYLYEDVTRLSQIATENCVLHPADNSLPPCLGVAACQAHEEELLKTTRGTLKMRVESITLSSSHEFGCVMGRFELGGGEVRETFCGVWRFEMGTTDGEEVRAVEHWENLTPEGRRRVADLRPQLPPQPLPLPPLRLEQSLPLPHLPLKHLTQLKLDKLAKIRQLPHLPLRYLTQIHMPRPPAPPHLHRRHPQDISDIPRMPLPHGRDLGAEPAVQSSKLRDVPPVERDKCSGLIGRQDICKRRSRKGRVEDTGGATGLG